ACAAATCTTTAAACCTACACACCTTCAACACTACAAATCTTTAAACCTACACACCTTCAACACTACAAATCTTTAAACCTACACACCTTCAACACTACACATCTTTAAAACTATACACCTTAAAACTACACACCTGTTTTATCCTGATCTACGAACAATGGGGGTTATTATGGGATAGATTCAGCATTATCATTACTTTACTGCTGCTGCTCAGGGTATCTGTAACTACATATTTATACCGTTTAATGCTGGTTTACATATGCAGTTGGTAAAAATATTCTTCTGAGATTATTTTGGTACTTTATTATGTACAGGTGCAGTTTCCCAGAAAGAGATTAAAGGACCAATACAGATTATATTTGCTGTAGGATCTCATACAAGAgtagtactttatttttttatttttttatttttaaggttaaTGATtggaaaaacaaccttaaaacaacctttatttgaCAAGGCATCGGTTATACAGTATTTGAAATTTAATGGTTTTGAATGATTGGGCTAAACTTTCTAGCTTCTTTCCACAAATAATATTATAAGCTTAGTTGCTAGGGTCTGAATGGTGTTCCCCCATTCAAAGTAaggaagaaagaagaaaggagaGGAGAGTGTAGGAATAGTGGAGGGGTTTGGACTTTTGAAGCTACTTATTGGAGCTACAGCTGCAGCCAATAAAGTAATACACTGAAttctaaacaaactttaatatcagacgaatataacctgagtaaatatataaaaagcacattttaaatgattttatttattaaggaaaaaacctatccaaaccaacctggcagTTTCTAAAATAgtgtgattaaaaaactgtgattaatcacaattgaGTTCacaagctgagttcaatttcactactagtcacaatcaggcctgattactgccagacctgtagaataaaaaaaatcacttataaaataaaacctgtctgacagCATGAAGCAAATGAAACATCTCAAAatgcagcacattattattaaacccccatctgaagacaaaatggaacactggtgaaccttcccaggagtgattGGCCTAGTAaatttactccaaaagggcatgttcaactcatccatgaggttacaaaagaactgcaggtctcactcacctcagttaaggtcagttttaatgattcaataaaaagAAAGACATTGGGGATAATTCTTTCTTTTACTGAATATACAaccttaaatcagatttttacaaCTAGTGATAAAAGCAGTGTCCAGGAAAGGCTGAGGATCATCAGTTCATCAACAACAGCTTAAGAAAATGGTGGTAATGTTTAGAGGATCTGCTGCTGATGTCAGTCCTGGTTCCAGGtaccacagaacaccttcagagCTCTTAGAGAGCCTCAGAGGACACAGATCCACTATTATTAGACTGATGGTTTTAATGATGTGGCTATGTTCAAGTTTCTGGATCAATAAATCCACTCTGCAGTCCATGTTCCTGTGAGAGATCTGGATTGTCTCTTCTCACAATAaaggagagggaaagaaagaaagagagaatagggACAAAGAAAGAGTGTCCAGGAGAAAACAGGATAGGACAGATATAGAAACCAGAAGGAGAGAAGTGGCCACTGAAGGAATGAGCTTAGTTTTTTCTTCTGCTAGAAGATCAGATAGTTTGAAGGTTCTCTGAGTAATTTGAGTGTTTCCTGTTTATGAGTTATACTGGATTTATTCAGCCAGGGGATAAAACACTTCTGTAATTCAGCCGTTCACAAGAGTgtgaatttaataaaataataaaatgctgtaatcAACATAGATTTCAcactgagtgttttttttttacattcacttttTATTCTGTACTGAAGAACATCAGAGTTTCAGATTCAGTGATCAGACTGATGCCTTtatgtgtgtaataataaaaaaactggagGTTTAATAATAATCTGATTTCAGATCAGTACTGAAACGgaaggatttaaataatcttTACCTTCTAGCTGATGTTTGTTCATATTGCTTTTTGATGTGTTAAAACATTTGCATGACGTTCACATCACGTCTTATTCTGTCAGTTTATTGGCTGATTTCAAGACAAAATTCCAGTTATTGTCTGACTAATGTAAACCAAAGTCTGAtaatctgattacccaagttcatgTAAATTTGTTGATGGTTACAGTAATTATGTAGGATTATGGAGTGTTGTAAATGGGCTGAAGCCACATTACAGAGTATTGGCTGTAGTCGAGGGAAGGCGGGACCTCGGTAGGAGTGTCCTGTAAAGAGTTCTCCTCAGCAGGATGTTGGTCACACATCTGGAACAGTGTAACGTGATgaagacacacacaaacatcatcTGATTACACTGTACTTTTTATTTACACAAAGAAatcatttatactttttttcccACCATTTTTACTCAATTTTGGTTGCTCTTATTTCCCCTCAGATTGGACATGtgcagagaattgtgggtaagcGAGGATTGCAAAGGATAAACCAGTTGTGTCCTTAAAATCACTGAGAACTGCCGCCACATTTCTCAGCTCCTTCACTTTAGAACGATCTTTGGTGATGTAGAGACCGAAAAAAGAAACTCACACTGTAGTCTGGACTTTGAGCTGCAGACTGTGGTGTAAAAAATGCTGCTTTCTGTCTCTGTTACACCCCCCCTCTCTTTATCAGTACTGTAACTGTGTGACTGTGGCTCTGTGTGTATCAAAGAGTGTGACCTGGACTTTGACCTAAAACTTTGATACGTTGATATGGAATTTGCCTAGAGTGAACCCACTCCTCTGCCCAACCCATCAACTCTCTCCTCCACCAACTCTCTCCTCCACCCACTCACTCCTCCACCCTCCCACTCCTCCACTTTCCCACTCACTCCTCCACCCACTCACTCCTACACCCACCAACTCTCTCCTCCACCCACTCACTCCTCTACCCACCAACTCTCTCCTCCACCAACTCTCTCCTACACCCACCAACTCTCTCCTCCACCCACCAACTCTTTCCTCCACCCACTCACTCCTCCACCCTCCCACTCCTCCACTTTCCCACTCACTCCTCCACCCACTCACTCCTACACCCACCAACTCTCTCCTCCACCCACTCACTCCTCTACCCACCAACTCTCTCCTCCACCAACTCTCTCCTCCACCCACCCTCCCACTCCTCCacccacccactcctccacccacccactcactcctCCACCCACTCACTCCTCCACCCTCCCACTCCTCCACCCACTCACTCCTCCACCCTCCCACTCCTCCACCCGACACTCATCAGGCACAGCAGGGTTACAGTACAGAGTTGGGAATCAGAAATAGAGGAGTAAAATCTGCTGTGATTCTTCAGCAAATAATAAAGATGAGTTTTTGCTTCCAACTTAATTAAATTACTCTGGAGTTGCCGTGACACtggagtggttgctatggtaacagTGAAAGCCCCTTCAGATCTTGGAGGCAGTGGAATTGAAAATTCTTGAGTGAGCTGATTTTGGCGGTTGCGACTGCGTTAAATAGGGAGCGAAAGTGAGCCCTTTTATCCTCAAACAGCTCAAATCCCAGGTTTTACTTTATATCactcttagggtgttttcacacctgctctttttttggtttgtttcagcaggtgtgaatacagtaatcacacttgGGTGCAGACAGAGAGGATGTGATCTCAGTCTGATTCCCAGtgaactctggagtggtttgtttacagtgagaatgtgatctgacctCGATCTGACCCATTTATTAAATACACTCTTCATATATGAGCttaatggctgttcaggtgcagtttaatctggttcattactcaaataataattattacgACAGTTAACAAATGCCTCTCTACTTCTGCACTAagctaaaatacacacaaaaatactctCTAATCTACAACAAAGGACCTTAACTCTGTATTTACTTTCCTACTCTTGCTCCAGAGAGCTGAGAATCTGACCAATCAGCAAAGACAATGTGCTCACATAATTTGTTCTGGTGCATCTTTTTGCACTTTCAATTTTCTTGTGTTTAACCAATCGAACCAAATCAGAAAACGCTCTCAGTTAATGAACCTGTTAACAGATTCAGACCAAAGAATTAAACAAACCCTTATTATCCTCCTCCAGGTTTCTGGCTCGGGGAACCAGAGCATGGCACAAGACCGAACCAGCAGCGAGCAGATGCTTCACTCCCAGAGTGATGAGCTTCAACCCAACAGCCTGAAGTGGATAACTCCAGTTCAGAGGAGAGGAAGCATCGACAGAAATGCTGCTCAAACATCCAAACACAGCAGCTCCATATCCTCCATCACCATCACCTCCAGGAAGGTTGTTCGCTCCTCAAGTCTGCCTGGGAGGAGAACCTCCAGCCCTTTAACTATAAACAGTGCAGACCAGCAGCAGACTGCAGACTCTGCTAAGAACATAAACCCCCAACAGTCTAGACCAGTTCCACCACAGAGGAAGGCAGTGGTGGTTAAAGTTACTGAACATAGAGAAGAAACCAGATCTGTTCTGCAGCCTGGTGATAAAAACAGCCTCACCACCGAAGGGAGCTGTTCTACACCCTTTTCTAATGTGACCTCCAAAATAAATCAGGTCTACGCTACCTCTGATCTGACCAGCCTCGACTTAGAGAGCTATACTACCTCAGCTCCAACCTTCAGAGATACCCCTGATCCCTCCAATCCCAGACTGACCCCCAGAGCTAGCACCAGCCGTTCCCCAGGGTCCTCCACCCCGACCTCCCAAGATACCCTTCAGCCAGCAGTGGTGCTCAGGAGAAAAGCCACCATTGTGAAGGTGGAGCAAAGAGAGAGCTGCAGGAGGGAAGCCAAAGGAGGATTGGAACACAGGCATAGCTACATTGAAGGCTTCCGAGCCACCAGTCCTGTAACGTACACAAGCAATCCATCAGACGCTAACACCCAACCACTGCTGCCTAATGAACCCAGCGCCTCAGCATCTCACAGCCGGGCTCTCGACTCCGTACAGCCGAGCAAGAGTAATGAGAAGGAGAAAGAACTCCATAGATCTACACTATCCTTCCAGCTGAGCAGCCCGTCCAACAGACCACCCCTGCATCACCGACACAGCCGGGAAGGTCCCCGGCGCCGCAGGCCCGCTAGCTGCTACGCCAGCGTTTACAGCCTCTCTGAGCCGAGCGCTGGCGCTGCTAAAGATCCCGGATTTCAGAGCATGACTTCAGCGCTTCCCCAAAAGACAAATATTGACCCTGTGAGCTTCACTGGCAGCAGCTCAAACAGGCGCTGGAGCACCGGCGGCGCAGGGAGCTGTGACGAGATTTACCCAGAGAGAGACAGCTCTGCTGGGGACGGGGGACAGAGACACAAGGACCCTGCGCTCCTGAGGAGCCAGCAGCCTTTCACTCTTATCAAAGTACCAGGTATAAAAATCTGCCCGACTGTGTAACACAAACCCAAACAGACTTACCAGACTTACAGCTTATCTGCTGTACAGTACAGAGAACTGCTGGAGAAATCACTTATAAACTAGATAATGTGTGGCCATGTCTTATTAAAGCATGGAAATGAAATGTAAGTTGAGGTACAGTGTGGGATGGTGCtcatcacatttatttatatatatatatcactgattGCAATCAGTTATGGGAAGTGTAATTCATGCTTTGAGACACCATTAAAAGAcctgctttacacatgcattttgtgacaagctgagagatacagaatcagtatctgaagaaaaaaaagcatgtggCCTTTAAAATTAAAGGTTATTTCAGAAATATGATTTGAGATATGCAGTTTTGCATCAGGTAAAATTGCTTGATAATTTTGCCTTAATGATCTTGTGGCCACACATTATTTTAAATGACTGTATATGTGGTGTCACTAGCAGGACTATAGGATGTAGTGTAGCTTTTATCAGCTGAAATGGTTATTTGGGATCAAAGTATCTGTGTTGAAAATGGATATGGGCTCTGTtataagagcacacacacacacacacacatacacacacacacacacacacacaggttctcAGGTTGAGTCTGAGTTTGATGTACAGTGTTGTGTTTGATGTATAACTGATGTGTATTacagtgagtgagggagtgagggtTTAATTGAAGTTACACGGTGGATGTGTGAATTTCTGACTTCTTTTCCAATAACAGGGCCCTGCAGCCCATCATTACcactcctcccctctctctctgtctctctgcgtcGCTCCCTCTTCTCTCgctcattctctcattctctcattttctcctctTTTCATTTTCCCACGCACCTCTTTGCATGCATAATCTATTTCCAGCCTGGATCCAGCATCACTGCAGAGCTTCCTGAGGGATTACGCTCTGAAAATCACCGGCAAATATAACAGTAGCCTTATAGCCTTAAACTTTACATActgacatatatacagtatataaactcaTACGCTGatgtgccagaagtcatgggacagcagtgtgtaagcTGATCATGAAGTGGTGTTTCCTCAGGGAACAGCAGCTTGGAAGAACAAATGGACTTGTCCCAACTATATATCTCACCCCAGTATCATTCAGGCCTCgatccaactcccataattcacaatTACTCACTAGAtagcacctcacagcttatacaggtgtgggtattccCAATACTGCAGCTCCATGACGTTTGGATTATCAGTATATGATCGTACACTTTTTACATTATACACGTTTTATTATTCtgtaataatataaaatttaatGCAGAATCTTTTCATTAATATCAGATCATTTGTGCACCTGCACTGCTGACAGCATCTCACTGACTAACACAGCTTTGTTTTTTCAGAAAGCTCAGCTCATGCCACCCATGACGCTGTTCTGGCTCTGAATGCTGCCGCAGTTATAGCCAATATAAAGCGTCAGAGCCTGCAGAGAAAGAGCTCACAGACCCACAGCGGTGCCAAGGGAGAGATACCACCCGCATTACAGAGCCAAACTGCAGGTAACTGCACTTTCTCCCCTCACCACTGTCCTCATTTCCCTCCACACATCCTCTCCTGTCAGGAAACACAGAATACCTTTAATATAAAACATGCAATTACACCTGATaccccgctgctgctgctgctgctgctggaggcagTTCTGAACTGTTCATAAAGCCTGAATACAGGAGGAGGAGCTGTTTACTGCTTTAGAACAATAGAGAGAATAGCGTTCATCATTATCTACTGTATTCTGTTTTAATAATACTAACAGACAGTCATGTGGAAAAATGGGCACCCAATAAAAACCTCTTTTTTTACCCCTAATTTGTCCCTCAGTTTAGCGTGAATTCGGCCAAGAATCTTTTCCATCTGCTGCCAGTCAGTCGCAGCATCACTGAGCAGCCAGagctctcagaggaaagcgccgCATCCCCAGCTCTGATTCATCAGCCAACAGAAGCCTGAAACAGCCAGCAGAAAACAGGAGAGATGAGGCGGAAAAGCAAAATCTACCTGCTCAGAAACAGCATGGATGATTGTGTTCTctctggctctggctgctgatgcagcatcactcaGGAGTATTTGAACTCACGATCCTCGAGCTGTAGTGTCAGCGCCCTAATCTGATAAACCATAAATATGAAACTGTTAAAAACTGTTCCCTACTTGTAAAAATTCAGATAAATAAGGTCAGAACTTGTGAGATATTGATTATAGtgaatttataatatttatatttttataataagtatataatatagtatcagtataatataaaaataatctgCCAAGATCTCCCACCGACCGCACTACGCCCCCAGTTTCTGCAGGTTCTGTGCTCTAGTTTAACTCAGTGTGGAATAAATGTTgatattaaatgagaaggtttTAATGGGTCTGTGCGCACATGACTCATATTTGTGCTTTATAATTAATTAAAGACTTTTTTAAGTTAAGGTTAATTATTTAACTGACCTTTAAATGTTAATTCAAATTTAATAAGCGTGAAAGTGGCTCTAAGTAGGTATAAGTAGAAAATGTCATTAAGAGATTTTGGGTGAGTGCAGATTCCACTGCCGGTGCTGCtgtttaatattattacatattaaagGTAAAAAACCTTTACTTGTTCACATCATGTAAAATCTGAGGGTCGTTTTTGCATCGTGTCAAAATTTCACGATGAATTGTCTTTTAGAAAAGCTGGAATGTGACTtataataaaatctttttacatggGCTTCAGTTGAGTAAATACGTTTATTATATCTCctgtaaacattttaatgtatagTATATTTAACATGTGTCTTAAATGAATAAAGCTGCATAtcatgtttttattacatttattatcaaattaataataatctGAAGTGTCAGATTCCAGTAATATTTAAATAGTAGATGGAGGTTTTTAGGAACAATTGATGGTAAGATATTTAAAGATACAATGATAGAAAATGATAATCTTGCTTCTGTCACATTCACAGCCTCACAATATCAAACCTGTTCACCAAGTTTCAGGTGATAAAGTGTGTGACGGAGAGCCGACTGCAGAAACACCCCCCAACACCCCCAACACCATCCGGACACCAGCACACGGGGAGAAGAACCATTACACTGAGTTCATCCCACTGACCACCCCCgaccagccacacacacactcactcagagtaagtacacacactcacacacacacacactcacacacactaggTAATGTGTGATAACACTGCTGGAGACCCATATCAATATGAAACATGATATTTTAAAGGTCTAAATTATAAAACTAAGGTTTTATCTTGGCTTGCACGCCAAGAAGTAGTTCAGAGTgtgcattcactgtggacctctaccccactctacctcactctacctcactctacctcattctacctcactctaccccactctaccccactctacttCACTTAACTTCActtaacttcactcaacctcactctacctcatgtATGTAAtatacattgctctacctcactctttatttttttaccccATCATAGAAGcatttagccataacattaaaaccacttccccttcaatgcactgtgtgtgtgtgtgtgtgtgtgtgtgtgtgtgtgtgtgtgtgtgtgtgcagaaagcTCTGGAGCAGAGGCGGCCGGACTTCATCAGACGCTCACAGACCAGAGTACAAGCTGTGGAGCAGCGAAGGAGAGAGAGACTACAGCTACACACAACgacacacacaccgatacacacaccaacacacacaacgacacacacaccaacacctgcACCGAGACACAGAGGTgagcaacacacaaacacacacacacacacacacacacacacacgaaaagcCATGCCCTTTTAAGTAtgctttgctatttaaatggctttAGGTCAGGGCGAGGTGGGCAGGGGGTCAGGATGGGGGGGTGGGGTTTAGAACACAGTGGGACACTATAGAAGTAAATCTCCACCTGTTGAATAAACCTGATTCTATTACACAGCAGTGATCGCCCTCTGCTGGACAGACCAGGCAATTACATTCCAGAAACTGCAGCATAATTCTAATCACATTCACATTATCATACTAAAGTCACTCATATCAGATTATTTTTTAGAATAATGTGGTAAATGTGGATTTTCATGGCTTCAGAAACTTGTGGGTTCTGAACCCAGGTTTACTTAGCTGCTAATGTTGGGTCCTTGAGTTCTCTTCTGTAAGGGTGCCTCACATAGCTGCCTCCAGTGACCACAGTCTTCTAAAATGCTCAGGACATTGAGTTATTGTTCACAAGTCACAAGGTTGTAGGGTTGAAACCCAGGTCCCCTGAGCCTCCACTGCTGGACCCCTAAGCAAGACCAGTGACCTCAGTCTTTTAAGCAGTTAGTGTGCtggttattattatattgtaatagtgtgtgtgtgtgtgtgtgtgtgtgtttgcagataACACTTTCACATCCCGTGACAGAAGCATTTCTGTAAAGCAGCAGCAGTTGAGACGGTAAATTCTAATCTTACCTGTATTCTACTatcagtctttctctctgtctctctctctctctgtctctctctctctgtctctctctctgtctctctctctgtctctctctctctctctctcgtggtgTTTTCCTAAGGGTGATCGTGGtgtttgggtgtgtttgtgtttgggtgtgtgattATGTGTTATAGGTCAGGCTGAATTTAAAGATAGAAAGCTGCTGGTGAATGATCTGCtgttgatagagagagagagaagagagagagagatagagaaagctgAATGGACAGATATTGATCAGGTTCAGCTTCTCCACGCTGCTGATAAACCCTGACTCAGTGTCTGAACTTCCTCTCTTCTGTCTCTGAGCTGTTAGACGTAGTGAGTTTAGGATTTATAGAGGAGAAATGTCGTCTCTCTGTTGATGAAGAGTCAGATTCTCATCTGTTCCAGCTCTTGTATATGGATAGAGCAGCAAATAATATCTGAACGTTCCTCAGATTCATTCTGTGAAGAGCTGAACTGATACTGAACTGAGTAAAATATAAAGATGTGGGAAACTAACAGCTCTTATACTGTAGATTAATTATATGTAGTTGATATACAGTCTCTTCTTCTCTTTAAATTTATACTTAATGTATTGGACATTGACCAGTCCCAATATTCACcactgcttatatatatatatatatatatatatatatatatatataaacactcacTTCTTTAT
This genomic stretch from Astyanax mexicanus isolate ESR-SI-001 chromosome 15, AstMex3_surface, whole genome shotgun sequence harbors:
- the c15h10orf90 gene encoding (E2-independent) E3 ubiquitin-conjugating enzyme FATS isoform X1 gives rise to the protein MDVRQVSGLRQGVSGCRRSEWRRSGDVRFWEGLVAQVDGPPRAARPQSCLEGNLMEDWLQTLEKLQARPAEPQRRAFTDRTASLPALPNTTSPGPTLSPGYYCLQNRDWTPSVSSLDSLDSLDSHPGLEVREKARIKVAPSAQKAKLCRLSPVRIGWLPLQRHVVISNNPKPVQHLSGTNSQVKLKPPITPVFSSSSEKTCGSEGRTVEWSGTGASAGAQRPWRIPGHGSAQVSGSGNQSMAQDRTSSEQMLHSQSDELQPNSLKWITPVQRRGSIDRNAAQTSKHSSSISSITITSRKVVRSSSLPGRRTSSPLTINSADQQQTADSAKNINPQQSRPVPPQRKAVVVKVTEHREETRSVLQPGDKNSLTTEGSCSTPFSNVTSKINQVYATSDLTSLDLESYTTSAPTFRDTPDPSNPRLTPRASTSRSPGSSTPTSQDTLQPAVVLRRKATIVKVEQRESCRREAKGGLEHRHSYIEGFRATSPVTYTSNPSDANTQPLLPNEPSASASHSRALDSVQPSKSNEKEKELHRSTLSFQLSSPSNRPPLHHRHSREGPRRRRPASCYASVYSLSEPSAGAAKDPGFQSMTSALPQKTNIDPVSFTGSSSNRRWSTGGAGSCDEIYPERDSSAGDGGQRHKDPALLRSQQPFTLIKVPESSAHATHDAVLALNAAAVIANIKRQSLQRKSSQTHSGAKGEIPPALQSQTAVSGDKVCDGEPTAETPPNTPNTIRTPAHGEKNHYTEFIPLTTPDQPHTHSLRKALEQRRPDFIRRSQTRVQAVEQRRRERLQLHTTTHTPIHTPTHTTTHTPTPAPRHRDNTFTSRDRSISVKQQQLRRNQNNLPEVKRRREEERRKITSQTNRLRVQRFKQKILDQVLHRGKD
- the c15h10orf90 gene encoding (E2-independent) E3 ubiquitin-conjugating enzyme FATS isoform X2, translated to MDVRQVSGLRQGVSGCRRSEWRRSGDVRFWEGLVAQVDGPPRAARPQSCLEGNLMEDWLQTLEKLQARPAEPQRRAFTDRTASLPALPNTTSPGPTLSPGYYCLQNRDWTPSVSSLDSLDSLDSHPGLEVREKARIKVAPSAQKAKLCRLSPVRIGWLPLQRHVVISNNPKPVQHLSGTNSQVKLKPPITPVFSSSSEKTCGSEGRTVEWSGTGASAGAQRPWRIPGHGSAQVSGSGNQSMAQDRTSSEQMLHSQSDELQPNSLKWITPVQRRGSIDRNAAQTSKHSSSISSITITSRKVVRSSSLPGRRTSSPLTINSADQQQTADSAKNINPQQSRPVPPQRKAVVVKVTEHREETRSVLQPGDKNSLTTEGSCSTPFSNVTSKINQVYATSDLTSLDLESYTTSAPTFRDTPDPSNPRLTPRASTSRSPGSSTPTSQDTLQPAVVLRRKATIVKVEQRESCRREAKGGLEHRHSYIEGFRATSPVTYTSNPSDANTQPLLPNEPSASASHSRALDSVQPSKSNEKEKELHRSTLSFQLSSPSNRPPLHHRHSREGPRRRRPASCYASVYSLSEPSAGAAKDPGFQSMTSALPQKTNIDPVSFTGSSSNRRWSTGGAGSCDEIYPERDSSAGDGGQRHKDPALLRSQQPFTLIKVPESSAHATHDAVLALNAAAVIANIKRQSLQRKSSQTHSGAKGEIPPALQSQTAVSGDKVCDGEPTAETPPNTPNTIRTPAHGEKNHYTEFIPLTTPDQPHTHSLRLWSRGGRTSSDAHRPEYKLWSSEGERDYSYTQRHTHRYTHQHTQRHTHQHLHRDTEITLSHPVTEAFL
- the c15h10orf90 gene encoding (E2-independent) E3 ubiquitin-conjugating enzyme FATS isoform X3: MDVRQVSGLRQGVSGCRRSEWRRSGDVRFWEGLVAQVDGPPRAARPQSCLEGNLMEDWLQTLEKLQARPAEPQRRAFTDRTASLPALPNTTSPGPTLSPGYYCLQNRDWTPSVSSLDSLDSLDSHPGLEVREKARIKVAPSAQKAKLCRLSPVRIGWLPLQRHVVISNNPKPVQHLSGTNSQVKLKPPITPVFSSSSEKTCGSEGRTVEWSGTGASAGAQRPWRIPGHGSAQVSGSGNQSMAQDRTSSEQMLHSQSDELQPNSLKWITPVQRRGSIDRNAAQTSKHSSSISSITITSRKVVRSSSLPGRRTSSPLTINSADQQQTADSAKNINPQQSRPVPPQRKAVVVKVTEHREETRSVLQPGDKNSLTTEGSCSTPFSNVTSKINQVYATSDLTSLDLESYTTSAPTFRDTPDPSNPRLTPRASTSRSPGSSTPTSQDTLQPAVVLRRKATIVKVEQRESCRREAKGGLEHRHSYIEGFRATSPVTYTSNPSDANTQPLLPNEPSASASHSRALDSVQPSKSNEKEKELHRSTLSFQLSSPSNRPPLHHRHSREGPRRRRPASCYASVYSLSEPSAGAAKDPGFQSMTSALPQKTNIDPVSFTGSSSNRRWSTGGAGSCDEIYPERDSSAGDGGQRHKDPALLRSQQPFTLIKVPESSAHATHDAVLALNAAAVIANIKRQSLQRKSSQTHSGAKGEIPPALQSQTAV